One window of the Numenius arquata unplaced genomic scaffold, bNumArq3.hap1.1 HAP1_SCAFFOLD_925, whole genome shotgun sequence genome contains the following:
- the LOC141478618 gene encoding elongin-A-like, producing MGRGQKAVLCLVSEDLELWKERVWDVARWLGLLEVFRNIPHMSFDDTAREPEQTFSLNRGPTGELEYPTKYDADPRAWGGVGGCSSRAQAPHSIQLLETPLGNAVTEPDTDFEANFQAAWQKLERLCQEALRENKQAEKEKSRDSERGKVEKTKLSLETSQRKRKYTDASKKSTGFSSILGEDEEEEDFKPPTMSFEEYLTYDQPQKKKKKRAVKASVSAGEEEQRHSAHLLCHPSVDSSCSSRQSPSRKRSNEKRAEQEPPEAPKPKRILLDVDIKLPEIPLPPLQASCSPLPAAESIPCSQKKRRAVYSAAEEIEGGFTGRRLYSKTPVFSGLKTARVPRTPSQLCVPVVTSSIDSICEAGGVPGLEPALDRCTVREQLCGAEERHHVLVEDTERLWRNRCLRDFKNEEPKESESWREMYLRLQEAREQRLLKLAQKIGSAQANKGQAAKTMLLASPPKAPRDVRRRQEMFGTGGALVPEKSKTKPVLCASTECHPRVSEKSCDGPSTSSARSVPSSASTFSSWDPRKPPAKKIAPLMAQSVKDFKKRCSQR from the exons ATGGGAAGAGGTcaaaaggctgtgctgtgcttggtgtCTGAGGACCTGGAGCTCTGGAAGGAAAGGGTGTGGGATGTGGCCCGGTGGCTGGGGTTGTTGGAAGT gttCAGGAACATTCCTCACATGTCCTTTGATGACACGGCCAGGGAACCGGAGCAGACGTTCAGCCTGAACCGGGGTCCGACGGGGGAGCTGGAGTACCCCACCAAGTACGATGCCGACCCACGGGCCTGGGGGGGTGTAGGGGGCTGCTCCTCCCGAGCGCAGGCGCCGCACTCCATCCAGCTGCTG gagacgCCTCTTGGGAACGCTGTGACGGAGCCGGACACAGACTTTGAGGCGAATTTCCAGGCTGCGTGGCAGAAGCTGGAGCGGCTGTGCCAAGAGGCACTGAG agaaaacaaacaagctgagaaggaaaaaagtcggGACTCCGAACGAGGCAAAGTGGAAAAGACCAAGCTGAGCCTGGAGACGTCACAGAGGAAGCGCAAATACACCGACGCGTCCAAAAAATCGACAGGCTTTTCCTCCATTCtgggggaggatgaagaggaagaggactttAAACCCCCCACCATGTCCTTTGAGGAGTACCTCACCTATGAccagccccagaaaaagaaaaagaagcgagCGGTCAAAGCCTCTGTgtcggctggggaggaagagcaacgGCACAGCGCCCAtttgctgtgccaccccagcgtcgacagctcctgctccagtcgCCAAAGCCCCAGCCGCAAGCGCAGCAATgagaaaagggcagagcaggagccaccagaggctcctaaaccaaagagg ATACTTCTCGATGTGGACATAAAGCTCCCGGAGATCCCCCTGCCGCCGctccaggccagctgcagccctcttcctgctgctgagtccattccctgctcccagaagaaaaggagag CGGTttactcagcagctgaagagatcGAAGGGGGCTTCACAGGCCGCCGGCTGTATTCAAAGACGCCCGTGTTTTCAGGCCTTAAAACTGCCCGAGTCCCAAGGACTCCTTCTCAGCTGTGCGTCCCAGTCGTCACCAGCAGCATTGACT CGATCTGTGAAGCGGGTggtgtccctgggctggagccagcgTTGGACAGATGCACTGTCCGAGAGCAGCTTTGTGGCGCCGAGGAACGTCACCAT GTCCTCGTTGAAGATACAGAACGGCTCTGGCGCAACCGATGTCTCCGAGACTTTAAGAACGAGGAGCCCAAAGAGTCCGAGTCCTGGCGGGAGATGTACCTCCGCCTCCAGGAGGCACGGGAGCAGCGGCTGCTCAAGTTAGCCCAGAAGATCGGCTCAGCTCAGGCCAACAAAG GTCAAGCAGCCAAAACCATGCTTCTGGCCTCCCCGCCAAAGGCCCCTCGGGACGTACGACGGAGACAGGAGATGtttgggactggaggagctcttgtgccagagaagagcaa aacaaaaccagtcctgTGCGCATCCACTGAATGCCACCCTCGTGTGAGTGAGAAGTCCTGTGacgggcccagcaccagcagtgcccgctctgtcccatcctcagccagcaccttctcctcctgggaCCCCAGGAAACCACCAGCGAAGA aaattgCACCCTTGATGGCACAGTCTgtcaaagacttcaaaaagagGTGCTCTCAGAGAtaa